The region tgagatgaactggaacaccaactgatcaatcagtgccctcatacaaatacaaatgctgtcatcttatgtactaaacaggcacaaattcccacacatgtacttcaaagtcttgtgagaagcttccttttaatagcatttgattttgaaatgggacgtccggtCACGCTCAcaatcaggcgtccgaatacatTTGGCTGTTGATTGTACCTTGTACTTTTTTATggaaaaagtttgtgcacccccgGCCAAATGACATTTGTTTTCAGTTCTGGAAAATGAGAAGATGCGAACATGACCTAATAATAACCCGCCCCCCCaaatctaaccctaacccctctTCCCTATTCCCCGgacaaataaaatagtaattgtGGCATGTGCAAAAGTTTGGGTGCCCAGCTGGCCGATAGATCCGTTAGAGATCAGTTCTGACCTCACAAGACTAACGTCTGTAGGCTGGAAAAGAAATCGACAAGGTACTGAAACACAAGATTAAATTCTGTCTCTATTTTCTGTCCTGTTAGGAACTTGCTTGGACTTAAACGTACAATAAAACGATTAAACGAACacttttatttgtgtgtgaatATTAAGATCTGAATTCAAGCTAATCGACGCCTACAAAGCAGGTGAAGGCTGCAGAATCCTCACTCTCCAAAACGTCCAGTCAAGAAAGACTGGAGGACCGAGACGACTCTCAGATATGCTTAAGCTGAACAAAGAGGCCGAGCAAACCCCCTATACGAGAGCTAAAGACCTACAGGAGGGTTCCACTGACTCAGGAGTTTGCCATCTGCGGCATCTTGAGAGAGTTCGGCCTTCGTAACACGCAAAACCAACCGGCTTTGCATGGAAAAGTCATCAGAGGGACGGAAACCTTCTCCGAAACCTCGTCAAGTGAGTCAACAATGGAAAGATGCAAAACATCATCCAGATGAGAGTAAACGAGTGCTGTGGATTGATGACATGAAGATCAAACACATTAGCCAGCTTGATTCACCATGTTTGGTGTTGTGTGGCAGCCAGCGGCACCGGAAACAATCAAATCAGCGAGTCCAAACGTAGCAACATTTGCACATGATACAAATACTATTTCCAATTCTAGCCCATTACTGCTGTGATCCACtgtggtgctatcgaccggtcaggcatctacatacagatataTTTGGATATATCTGGAAGGATGAGAAGGGATTGCTGAGGCTGAGGCGTCCTGCCCGAGTGTTTGTTCCTGCGCTATGCCTGGTGATTccggggaaactggacccaacacgaccctgatcaggacaaaGCAGCAAAAATAAAGATgggaataaaaatgaaaattaaatgtcGTTTGGTCGGAGGTGTCCAACTTTTGGATACAACAGAATATCGGTCCCTTGTTGACTTCCCCTCACCAATTTTACCACAATGTTTGAATTGCCTCTCCAGCCGCACTTCAACACTAGAAAAAATGGGAAACTGGTTTAAATTCCCATTAAATATCTTTCACCTCATTGTAGTGAGATAAACTATATAGACTACAACTATAACGTATTGGGACGCCACTTCTAATGATTAAAATGCTTGATATTCCAGTCAAAGGCCAATTTTGTCCCGGCCGCCACCTTTAAAAAGGCTGAACTAAGCCGCCGATCACTTCTTCTACCCTGTGCAGGCCCCTCGACCgttcagcagaggtcgtaattgcccaGTGACAAGTAACCCTGTCACAGCCAAttgcgtgtctgtgtgggcccccggccggccgatagcagagctgagttttctGTTAGAGATCGATTCTGGCCCTGTTGGAAGGGAAGTCGACGAGGGTGCGAAAAAAACGCTACTGAAACACAAGATTAAATTCTGTCTCTATTTTTTGTCCTGTTAGGAACTCGTTCGGACTTAAACGTacaataaaaactgtaaaacaatCATGCAAAccgataataaaaataaattaataaataaaatcatcccAACTCCTCTGGATCATAAAAAACGAACTCATGACGTATGATCTGAATTTTAGGGCTCGGTTCCTCCCGCCCGTTTCTCTCTGGCGTTTCTCCCCTCATACGGGCGTGGTGCGTCGGTTGGCGGCGTTTCCGTCCTTCAGATCTTTCTGGATGCAGTTGTGGACCTGCAGGAAGTCCCTCTCTGAGTCGTAGGTGGCCGTGGGGGTCCCGTGGCCGCCCTTCAGCGCGTACATGGAGATGTCGGTGGAGGGGAGAGCGCCGAAGCCCTTGAGGCCGACGGGTGAGGCCTCGCGCGACTGCGAGTTCTCCGTGGAGCGCGAGGAGGAGCGCGAGTGCGAGTTGGAGCGCGAGCGGTGGCCGTAGCGGTAGCGGTAGCCGGGGATGCGTGTGATGGCCGAGCCGTGCAGGTAGTCGGCGACCCTGGCGCCGGAGCGGAGCTGGCGGTGCCGGTCGATGAACATGTGCACGGCCAGGACGCCCACCATCTCGGCCATGATGAAGGACAGAGCGCCGAAGTAGAAGCTCCAGCCGTACGAGTAGCTGTTCTTCTTGGAGTCGCTCTTGGTGGGGTCGCCGGCGTTGGCTGAGATGTAAACGATCATGCCGATGATGTTACTGAGACCTGCGGGACACAAACGCCGTCAGGGCTTAGTAACAACAGCTAACAGGCTGtcaatgttgggcccctgaccCTCAGTAGTTTGCAGTGTGTATTCTGTCACATGGTCATCTGTGtgtactgactgtgtgtgtgtgagtgtgtgtactgaGTTTGAACtgagtgtgtgtactgtgtgtttgtgtgtactgtgtgagtgagtgtgtgtgtactatgtgaatgagtgtgtgtgtgtactgtgggtgtgtgtgtgtgtgggtgtagtatgtgaatgattgtgtgtgtgcactgagcgtgtgtactgtgtgtgtgtgctatgtgagagagtgtgtgtgtgtgtactgtgtgtactgAGAGTATGAAGTgtaagtacagtgtgtgtgtgtgtgtgtactatgtaagtgagtgtgtgtactgagtgtattgtgtgtgcgtgtgagtgtgagtAAAAGTGATGCATGACGGGAAAGTGTGTCAGGGACGCTGTATTTTTAGAGTGTAAATCTCAAAAGATTTCAGTTTAGCCCGGCAACAGGATTAGAGACCGAAAAAAGGGAATAAAGAgtagtgcatgtgtgtgtgtgtgtgtgtgtgtgtgtgtgtgtgtgtgtgtaaaatagaGAAAgcgtttttaaataaactatatggccaaaagtatgtggacacctcagtGTGAGCTTGTGGATCTTAATGAATCTTGCTTTACTCAGGGCCCAGTGATGcagaaacaggaaaggaccttccctaaatgtatttgatttattgCTCGTATTAGGaggagcgtccacatacttttggccatacagctGCGGTGTGGGTGAGGTGTTGCGTGTCTCATCTGGCTGTTTCTGACCTGCGGAGACGAAGAGGATCCCGGAGCTGAGGATGATGTTGTGGCGGGACTTGTAGAACTCGCTGGCGGCGATGCACAGACCCCCCATGAAGAGCAGGATCACGCTGAGGATGGGGAAGATGCTGGACGCTCGCACCGCACCTATGGACACGACACAGACACGGACATGAGGGACACCAACAGACCACTGACTTCCTGTCACGACTCCGACGCCTTCAGCAAAGAGAATGTGCACCATGCATTATTTTAGCATTTTTCCAAATTTCCAACCCCTATCACTTTGCCACTTGGGACTCTTTCACTCTTCCTTGTCGTTCGGTGAGCGAGGACGTTGCGGAGAGCCCGGTCGTGCTGTGTTATGCACCCGGGAGAGCTCTCGGTTTTGAGAAGGTGAGCAGTGAGCGGACTTTTGAGTATGTTTCCTCGacagcagagagagagaagggACAGAAATGGACGGAGCTGTAGAGGCGCGAGATTAGCATGGACGTCACAGCTTTGATTTGGGTCGAGGTCAGCTGGGCTAGCGCAGCCCctgggttttttttggtggtgtgaagggggggggggtgaggtACAGAAATCCTTCTGCCAACGAGTGGAGCAGCAGAGACGCATTTTCCTGAAATTAGTCTGTTTTTGGGACGCTGCGGATATCCACCGCGTCCTGACGAGGGTGCAGAGCGTGAAGAAATCACACACGTGTTATATTGTATTTCGTAATGTAtacagccagaagtatgtggacacttgagcgcaggtgtgtgttattttttaaaacatgcttTAAATGGAGCCGGAAGGGCTTGAGGTCACGGCCCTGGGACAGAGCTGCTAGAGCTGAAGGTGCTTCCCGAAACTGTTGCTGCGATCTGTTATGCCAGCCCACCACCTCTGAtgtctgggttcaaatctcagcagcgcTACCGGCCATACGTGTgaccacacagacacgattagCCTGTATGTCTGTGGACGGGTTGGGTCGAaggctgaagccctgcgatggatcggCATCCTGTCTGGCTTTGTTACCCTGtgtgctgtgaccctgaccaggataaagtggcacatgaaaataaaagttaGTAATAAAACTTATTTATTGACTCGGCTTCTTCCTTGACACCAGCGCAGTGAGGGGAAATTAGCATGAGCACTTAATCAGCTTCTCACCGTCCACAAAGTGCTGACATGCAGAACCTGGCGATGCCAATCAAGAACCTGGAGCTCATGGGTTAAACGACTCAGCTGCACAAGCGATCGTTAACTCCGCccacagaacaaaaaaaaaaaaaaaacgtaaagCCCATGCCAGCACACCCGACTGAACCCAGAGACTCATCTGCTTCAGCGGATGAGACGTCACACTGGAGGTGCACCAGCGCATCAGTACGAACGTGGTAGCATCACGTCATGATTCTACGTGCTCTGATTCCAGGGCTCCAAAAATCCAAAAATAAAGTAATCCTGGTTTTCTGATCTGTCAGACATCAAAAGCATCAAAGCATTTCACAAATCTGCCTTCATCTTTACACACAGTCACAAAAAAATCAGCAAGGCCTAGAGAAGCTCGTCCatgccaaattgccactgtcggacccctgagcaaggcccttaacctttaattgcctgcattgtattcagttacaactggataaaagcatctgctaaatgccgtcaacgtaaatgtaaaaaataggtcaaacatttctatttttttcactgcattttaaatcattttcattcattatttcatttcatttcatgagAAGAGCTTCACAAATCGTCTGTGTGTCTGCACCCAACCATCAGTCTCTGTCTACCAATATGGacatcaaaaacaaatggtattgaaATAAAGTGGCCTCAGTGCGATCATGTGTAAGGCTCAGCACTGATGTCAGATAatcgatttattacacctggtgGAAACAAAGCCACTCCTGAAAGATTCTAACGTCGAGTGGCAAAAGATTTCATGTCCTGATTGAAATTTATGGACTGAACTCTAAGTGGTAAAGATGgaaaaaaccaaacaaaacacattgaattaaagcattaaataaactaaatacacTTATAAACTTTATACgtgtatataattaatatttgcAGGTTTCTATAGAGAagatttaaataaactttatagGTGTATACAAGTGCTGTTGCTGTTTTGTTTGTATTCTAATCACATCATTGCTGTTATTTCGGAtcgtttttttttgttcagtgAAAGAGATCTTGTCTGTGTTGGGCTTGTCCTGTTAAAAACTCAACAATctgttttaatctttattatttattacattttgaatGCTAACATTCATTTAAACAATTTATGCAGCtacttaatattttatttatttttaattatgaaCTAATGTTGTAATGATGTCTGTAACGTGTTATTTACATAACATCATATAAAAGTCTGATTCTTCTGAAAACTGATTCTTTATGGTTTTTGTTTATGTGAGTAGCAACGAGAAAACTTAACTGTAGGCAAAATCATACAAAGCAAATGCAAAATCCTAAAGTTTACaagaaataatgataataatgaactgtattttattacataatgTAAAGCTTAACATAGTACATATTTTAACTACTCTAACTACAAACTAAAAGCTTATTTTATTATAGTATGTCAATATATACGGCAGCGTATTAAGGTCACTATAattctaatattttatttaacaaattcTGAACATGAACCTAGTAAAGATGTGAAGGATTAACGGTGATCGATCACGTTTCCCGGATCCTCTTGCTGGCTTCAGGGCTGGAAATGCTCTGGCTTTAAATCACCAAACACACCATATCTGCTGTGAAGCACGGTGGTGGCAGCGTGAcaatatggggatgtttctcgtTAGCCTGAGCTGGGCAATCGGTCAGACTTAAAAGTGAAAATGGATGCTGCCGAACGGACCGTGGATGGATTAGAGCCCAAATTTGGCTGAACTCAAACAATTCTGCAGGATGGAAGAACAGGCAAATCCTCCCTGATCTAGATATGCAAAACTGGAGGAGACAAATCCAAACAGACTGATGGCTGCAATCAAAGCAAATGAGGCTCTGCAATTACTAAATCAGGGACTGATGACGTTTCCTGCCCTCATATTCTAGTTCGTTTGTAAAATCATTTTTTACAACAGATTCTCATTACTTGAATGTTAATTTAATGTTACtttaatgtaaaatgtgtaaataaagctgTAAGTTTTGATTTCAGACTGTAAGACTAAAAAATAACTATTTCAAATGAGTGGATATTTTTCATTTCTACAAAAACAccctataaaataaaataattctagCATCAGTAACTAATTCATGAATTTATTTTCCTTATTGATCTATTGAACTATTCACACGTAACCTCTCGCTTTACTTCAGCACCCTGGGTTGTGGATCAGGATTTATATGGACTTTATTTAGATTATTCTGTGTACTCGCTGTGAATAATTATAAAGAAAACAGTGCACATTCATTGTgttaaaacctttattttatgtttattaccACAAAGAGCTTTTACAGATACATTAACAAATAtatactgaggaaaaaaattACATCAAAGCCCAGAAAATTCCAAGTTCCATTAAAATGTTCCAATTTTAATTCATGATTTTTGTGTTTATAATAGTTTAAATGTGTTAAAGGTTTAGACCTGATAATAGACAAGTAAGTTTCCCAGTgggccacatgagaaactggAACTGTTCTGGAGGGTCGGATCAATAGAATTGAACCTAATTCGGCTTTAATtcaattttaatgttattgctttttaaaagaagtaaaatgtgtaaatgttatatgtTGTTAGAAAATGTaaagcataaaaaaacacagacataTTTCATCAACATACATTAAAACtactgtaaataaacttaagtacaaagaaactttaaataaacctTATACGTATATTAATATTTGCAGGTTTttacagagaagctttaaataaactttatatgtttatataagtaaaatgtgcaggttttaacagagaagctttaaataaactaaatacacTTTCTAAACTTTATACgtgtatataattaatatttgcAGGTTTCTATAGAGAagatttaaataaactttatagGTGTGTACAAGTGCTGTTGCTGTTTTGTTTGTATTCTAATCACATCATTGCTGTTATTTCGGAtcgtttttttttgttcagtgAAAGAGATCTTGTCTGTGTTGGGCTTGTCCTGTTAAAAACTCAACAATctgttttaatctttattatttattacattttgaatGCTAACATTCATTTAAACAATTTATGCAGCtacttaatattttatttatttttaattatgaaCTAATGTTGTAATGATGTCTGTAACAACGTGTTATTTACATAACATCATATAAAAGTCTGATTCTTCTGAAAACTGATTCTTTATGGTTTTTGTTTATGTGAGTAGCAACGAGAAAACTTAACTGTAGGCAAAATCATACAAAGCAAATGCAAAATCCTAAAGTTTACaagaaataatgataataatgaactgtattttattacataatCTAAAGCTTAACATAGTAAATATTCTAACTACTCTAACTACAAATTAAAAGCTTATTTTATTATAGTATGATTATGTCAATATACGGCAGCGTATTAAGGTCACTATAattctaatattttatttaacaaattcTGAACATGAACCTAGTAAAGATGTGAAGGATTAACGGTGATCGATCACGTTTCCCGGATCCTCTCGCTGGCTTCAGGGCTGGAAATGCTCTGGCTTTAAATCACAGCAGTATCTGcgtttaaaataaacacagaaataaataaatctagtaaaataaatgttactttAAAAGCATTTGTTTGTGACTCAGGAACTTACCTTACCATCATTTGTagcaaacaaaaaacattttctcCTCACAGTTCCTGTTCTCCCAGACGTTCGTTTTAATGTTTCCGGCGCCACAAAGCAGAGGCTGGACAGGACACGAGGGCAGTGAGGTGGCGTTCATCAGAGGCTTCTTGTTTACCCAAAACCATGAACCGTCCAGGAAGCGAAGACCCGTCCATACAAGAGACATCGAGCTATTCATCACCTGATCTTTGACAAAGCGCAGCTCTTCAGATGAATTCATGATCACTAGGTTGGTGTTTTGGGCCCTGCAGTGTTCCAGAGCTTCCTCCCAGGTCTTCATCAGTGGCACCAAGATTATTTGTTTCCATTCGTAGCAAACAAAGTCATAAGGGTTCATACAATTTCTGTCACGCCATGGACCGCCAGAGGACACAACACAGTGTTCAGTGTCCGGGCTGTTTGGTCCGATGGGGTCATTCCACTTTTTGATGCTCACCACACTTTCATCAGACCACTTAGTATAATTTAACACGGGAAGAACCTTGTTAAGACCAATCCAGCAATCTTTACTGAGAAACTCGGACATATCAGACAGAAACCTATTATATTCATCCTCTGAATTAATAGACGCCAGCTCATTGTGGTGGCTCCTGCAGTACGACTGAGCTTCAGACCAGTTGTGATGCCCCGGcacataaatgtattttttccaggtcagacATTTAGCTGTTCCTGTTAAAGTAACCAAGAGGAGGACGACGCGAGCGAGCTCCATCTCTCACTGTGCCGTGTCTGATCCCGGACCCGAGACAAAGTTCTGCTGCTGATTTTACTCCGGAGTCCATCAGGCAAATAAAATCACCGGACCGAGCGACACCCAGATGGACGAGCGGCGCAAAATAAGCAGCGCAAATCATCCATCACTGGGACTCGTTCCCCACCTGACGATCACGATTGCGTCAGCCAGAGTGCAGGAATTCGAGgaaagagtttagggaaggcccttttctgttccagcatgagtatcctgcacaaagctctgagctcagccccactcaacagctctgggacgaactggaacatcgactgaggctttcctgaccGACATcacagcacaaattcccatacacagacacacttcaaagtcttgtgagaagcttgttctagctgaaaagatcacatagatgtcgctctattttaatacagtttgttttttagatgcgatgtccgacaagctcacggtcgggcgtccaaatacttttgaccatatagtttaTATGTACATCTGCACTATATGgaaaccatgagcttgttggacgtcgcATTTCAAGGTTCGTGATCATTTATTTAGAGCTGACCCGCTCTCTGTTACGGCATTAACAGTCTCCACTTCCCTGAAAGGGGTTTCTGTGAGATTTCGGAGTGTGAGTGTGGGACACTGTGACCTTTGTGTGGTCAGGCCCTGATGTAAGACACAAATCTCCGCTGACGTTCTGATGTTTGCATGTGTTGACGCTGTAACGAGTGATTTACTGACTGTCATTTGACTGCCAGAACAAATTCAGACTGAAGAACTGGAAGTCGggcggtggtggggctagaACACGTGACCTTCTGATCAGTCGGAacagtccggtaccttaaccactgagacaCTGCTGCCCACTGGTCTAAAAGCACTACACCACTGGTCTAAAGTACTGCACCACTGGTCTAAACCCACTACATCACTGGTCTAAAGCAATACTCACTGGTCTAAACCACTACTTACTGGTCTAAACCAACTGAACCACTGGTCTAAACCAATACCCACTGGTCTTAATCACTGCACCATTGGTCTAAAACCACTACACCACTGGTCTAAACCACTACTTACTGGTCTAAACCAACTGAACCACTGGTCTAAACCAATACCCACTGGTCTTAATCACTGCACCATTGGTCTAAAACCACTACACCACTGGTCTAAACCAATACCCATTGCTTAAATCAATACCCACCGGTCTAAAACCAATATGCACTAGTCTAAAACCAATTCCCAcaccaatctccattatcccccgtctctgtgcggcgccataaatcagccagcagagggcgtaactgcagcagttatgaggaatccattcgaccctccctccctcagacgtgctatattgtctgtgtaggtcacagagagagagagtgagagagagagagagagagagagagagatgagaaaggagagagagagagagagagagagagacctgaCCCATATAGGAAAGAGGCCAAAATATTTATGGATGTGAGTGTCCTAATTCACGTGCCATTAGGGGCATCACTGCTTTTTTATCCAATTGCTGCAAAGATAaggatacaaacacacacacacacacacacacacacacacacactcgcacagtCCAAGGTTCTTGGTGACACTCCGTCCACCCTATCCTGTCATCTTCAGAACTCATGGTTCGCTTACCagccctgaacacacacacacacacacacacacacatcgtcACTGCAGGAGGTGGCACACTTTACCCACCGCTTCCCAACAAAAATCCTTCAAATTTACCAGCGCAGTAAATGAAATGCCAGCtctttgtgcccattcatgaCGCTTGGCACGTTCATACTTGAAAACATGACCGGGAACCTAAACCAAGCACGAGCTGGCAGAGTGGCCAGAGAGTCAACACAGCATGTTTGCAGGGTGCCAACCACCAGCGCCAGGGTCCCGGGAACACCAGGGGTTTGAAGCAGGACAGATTGTGTCAGGAACACAGCGCCTCCTTTAGGGATGCGACCAAACCAACCTTAAATAAACTCTAATCATTAATCAGgactttatacactatatggtcaaaagtattcggacacctgaccgtgaacAAAACAAACGCTATTAAgccagagtgacctctgtgtgatctttcagctagaacaacagccactcttctgaagttgtagcctagtggttaagttactggactggtcatcaaaaggttgctggttcaagcccctaaagtctcaattgcttagacaacatacagtcacagtactgtaagtctgaaaataaaaatgaaggcttctcacaagactttggagtacgtctgtgggaatttgtgcccgtttatgGCATGAACAGTGCAGCTTAGTTGGTGTTCCgcttcatcccagagctgttgagttgtgttgaggtcagtgctctgtgcaggacactggagtttctcttcatgtctttatagacctcattctggaacaggaaaggttcttccctaaactgttgctgcacagtcagaAGCAtgtgatttcctttatataactgagttattacacctgttagtaactgttcaggctgaaacacataaattcagtgattaaaaggggcgtcccgatacttctgtccatatagtgtatatttaagAGATGTGTGGGAGCCTCGGAGCGTTAACTCAGAACGGtaaaattaaagtaataaactttaaaatgACATCATTCACTATAGTAAATCCCGTTCCAGTTCCTGAACGTCCCACCAGCTCAGAGGGAACACGAGAGGAACTTACGTAGGAAGTACTCGGAGGCGTCGGCTTCGTAATCGGCGTCCTCGGGGAAATGGTCGATCTGTTTACACAGTCCTTTGAAGGCTCCTGTCAGAGAGAGAACAAATAAACACACGGTGAGACACTCAGGGTTTAAACTTCTACATTCCCaactttaaaaaaacagtttaactCGGGTTTAAGGTTTGTACTGGTTTAACAAGCTGCAGCGAGCGTCctgctcagagccctgaccttagcccCATGCAACAGCTCTGGAAAGAATCGGAACACCGACTCAATCATCAATCATCTTTTTAcggaataggcacaaattcccacagacatacttcaaagtcttgtgagaagcttcttagaagagcggctgttgttataACTGAAAAAATGTacgggtgtaataaatcatCTATATAAAGGGAATGACATGCTTCCTTTGCACGAAGTGTCctgctcagccccactcaacagctctgggatgaaccggaacaccgactgatcgatcagcgcTCAGCCGTACAAAAGCTGTCATCTTTTATActactgaacaggcacaaattcccacagacgtacttgtGAGAGACCTTTTTTAATGCCGCTTGTTCACAA is a window of Trichomycterus rosablanca isolate fTriRos1 chromosome 22, fTriRos1.hap1, whole genome shotgun sequence DNA encoding:
- the LOC134300264 gene encoding voltage-dependent calcium channel gamma-2 subunit-like; this translates as MGAFDRGVQMLLSTVGAFAAFSLMTIAVGTDYWLYSRGVCKIKTTNENETSKKNEEVMTHSGLWRTCCLEGAFKGLCKQIDHFPEDADYEADASEYFLRAVRASSIFPILSVILLFMGGLCIAASEFYKSRHNIILSSGILFVSAGLSNIIGMIVYISANAGDPTKSDSKKNSYSYGWSFYFGALSFIMAEMVGVLAVHMFIDRHRQLRSGARVADYLHGSAITRIPGYRYRYGHRSRSNSHSRSSSRSTENSQSREASPVGLKGFGALPSTDISMYALKGGHGTPTATYDSERDFLQVHNCIQKDLKDGNAANRRTTPV